The following are encoded together in the Zingiber officinale cultivar Zhangliang chromosome 8A, Zo_v1.1, whole genome shotgun sequence genome:
- the LOC122010791 gene encoding abl interactor homolog has translation MFEREAGLWSLRPPTGRKRSFFLPPALLVGADAGRQPPPLLLSHLLATLAKALLLSSSFVSPPKPRERQSSPLSSSAVLVDLSPLNSSSSLTLACKTSLGCSHRCPLPRLHVATTTSRQPPFAGSFHAPQPPLAGSFHAPQPPLVGSLFAPHPPLPGSPPSSATSMRRSHHLSIASSRRSHHFPTASSHHCHARSHHLPTASSHRHHAPQPPLADNLFTPQPPLAGSPCVGRPCADFVPTPILCHCCMPTPVTIQFVCRIPSYNRSAPLHIAIMFRPSSYG, from the coding sequence ATGTTCGAAAGGGAGGCGGGTCTTTGGAGTCTGCGACCGCCAACAGGAAGGAAGAGATCTTTCTTCCTCCCTCCCGCGCTCCTCGTCGGCGCCGACGCCGGCCGCCAGCCTCCACCTCTGCTCCTCTCCCACCTCCTCGCGACGCTGGCCAaagcccttcttctttcttcctcctttgtgtCGCCGCCGAAGCCACGCGAGAGGCAGTCGTCACCTCTTTCTTCCAGCGCCGTCCTCGTCGACTTATCACCTTTgaactcttcttcctctctcacgCTCGCCTGTAAGACGTCGCTCGGCTGTTCCCATCGCTGCCCTCTCCCTCGTCTTCACGTCGCAACCACCACTTCCCGGCAGCCCCCCTTCGCTGGCAGCTTCCATGCGCCGCAGCCACCACTTGCCGGCAGCTTCCATGCGCCGCAGCCACCACTTGTCGGCAGCCTCTTCGCGCCACATCCACCACTTCCCGGCAGCCCCCCTTCGTCGGCTACTTCCATGCGCCGCAGCCACCACTTATCAATAGCCTCTTCACGCCGCAGCCACCACTTCCCGACAGCCTCTTCGCACCACTGCCACGCACGCAGCCACCACTTGCCGACAGCCTCTTCGCACCGCCACCATGCACCGCAACCACCACTTGCCGACAACCTCTTCACACCGCAGCCACCACTTGCCGGCAGTCCATGTGTCGGTCGTCCATGCGCCGACTTTGTCCCAACTCCGATTCTATGTCACTGTTGTATGCCGACCCCTGTGACGATCCAGTTTGTATGTCGTATCCCGAGCTACAACCGTAGTGCACCACTGCACATCGCTATTATGTTTCGGCCTTCGAGCTATGGTTGA